One window from the genome of Bufo bufo chromosome 4, aBufBuf1.1, whole genome shotgun sequence encodes:
- the MTLN gene encoding mitoregulin, with the protein MADVSERGLYAAVLLSFAAGVLVGWQASRQRRRYLDWKKKRLQDKLVETQKKLDLS; encoded by the coding sequence ATGGCAGACGTGTCTGAGCGCGGGCTGTACGCTGCAGTGCTGCTCAGCTTCGCCGCCGGAGTGCTGGTCGGCTGGCAGGCGAGCAGACAGCGCAGGAGATACCTGGACTGGAAGAAAAAGAGGCTGCAGGACAAACTGGTGGAGACCCAGAAGAAGCTAGACCTGTCCTAA